From a single Lolium rigidum isolate FL_2022 chromosome 7, APGP_CSIRO_Lrig_0.1, whole genome shotgun sequence genomic region:
- the LOC124675874 gene encoding G-type lectin S-receptor-like serine/threonine-protein kinase At2g19130 encodes MSFLFSPIYHSRYSSPCMATLYILLGLLLLPCSSSANDTLTAGQALAVGDKLVSSNGKFALGFFQPAASTITSKFTNITSTANWYLGIWFNQIPVFTTVWVANRDQPIPNDPKLNLTTHLKISSNGNLIIVHDEVVIWSTHITHNSRIRPSINTTSVVLMNSANLVLTSLSDQVLWESFDYPTDVVLPGAKFGRNKITRLNRRGISKKSTVDPGLGYYSIELQTNGNIGIILKRRKPSLVYRTYGSETSSILKLLPRVKKMLELVPQTKGVVIPDYVSNKEEEYYVYTSANESSSSFLSLDISGQIKLNIWSQAQGSWQAVLDDPVDVCTPFATCGPFTVCNGKAQPSCGCMESFSKKSPRHWEFGDRSHGCVRDSPLYCTSNKNTTSSTDMFRPISQVTLPYNPQRTDLAGSRRNCEESCLSSCSCTAYSYNNSICSVWHGKLLGVNLNDDIEITSEDTLYLRLAAKDEPILLKDKRKPNVGVVIAASISSFVLLMLMLLLVIWRNKLRWCGSPLYGNQGTTGIIAFRYTDLSHATKNFSEKLGTGGFGSVYKGVLSDSTTIAVKRLDGAGQGEKQFRAEVSSIGLIHHVNLVKLIGFCSQGDNRLLVYEHMLNGSLDGHLFKNNVVVLNWDIRYQIVLGIARGLSYLHQSCYECIIHCDIKPENILLDASFFPKVADFGMATFVGRNFSRVLTTFRGTVGYLAPEWLSGVAVTPKVDVYSFGMVLFEIISGKRNFPEAHSDNNDRAEYFPMLVISKLHEGDMHSLVDPRLHDNFNEEQAERVCKVALWCIQDNELDRPSMGEVVRVLEGLQEIDMLPMPRLLVAITKHCNSI; translated from the coding sequence atgagcttcctcttTTCTCCAATTTATCATTCACGGTACTCGTCCCCATGCATGGCTACCCTCTACATACTACTCGGCCTGCTCCTCCTTCCATGCTCCTCCTCTGCAAACGATACTCTCACGGCAGGCCAGGCGCTCGCGGTCGGGGACAAGCTTGTCTCGAGCAACGGCAAGTTCGCGCTCGGCTTCTTCCAGCCAGCCGCAAGCACCATTACTAGTAAGTTCACCAACATCACCTCCACAGCTAACTGGTACCTCGGCATATGGTTCAACCAGATACCAGTTTTTACTACCGTGTGGGTCGCCAACAGGGACCAGCCGATCCCCAATGACCCCAAGCTCAACCTGACCACACACCTCAAAATCTCAAGCAATGGCAACCTTATCATCGTCCACGATGAAGTTGTTATATGGTCCACTCATATTACACACAATAGCAGGATACGACCCAGCATAAACACCACAAGTGTAGTTCTCATGAACAGTGCGAACCTAGTTCTCACATCATTATCTGACCAAGTGTTGTGGGAGAGCTTTGACTACCCAACAGATGTTGTGCTTCCTGGTGCAAAGTTTGGCCGGAACAAGATCACCCGCTTGAACCGCAGGGGCATCTCAAAAAAGAGCACCGTCGATCCGGGGCTTGGCTACTATAGCATTGAACTGCAGACCAACGGCAATATTGGGATAATACTCAAACGCCGCAAACCTTCGCTGGTGTATCGGACTTATGGATCCGAAACATCATCCATATTGAAATTATTACCCAGAGTCAAGAAGATGCTAGAACTGGTTCCACAAACCAAAGGCGTGGTTATTCCAGATTATGTTAGTAACAAGGAAGAGGAGTATTACGTGTACACTTCAGCAAATGAATCATCTTCCTCATTTCTCTCGCTAGACATCTCTGGTCAGATCAAGCTGAATATTTGGTCACAAGCCCAAGGATCTTGGCAAGCTGTACTAGACGACCCCGTTGATGTCTGCACTCCATTTGCTACATGCGGACCTTTCACGGTCTGCAATGGCAAAGCACAGCCATCTTGTGGCTGCATGGAGAGCTTTTCTAAGAAGTCACCGCGGCATTGGGAGTTTGGTGATCGATCACACGGCTGCGTCAGAGATTCACCGCTATATTGCACTAGTAACAAGAACACCACAAGTTCAACAGACATGTTCCGGCCAATTTCTCAGGTTACATTGCCCTACAACCCGCAAAGAACGGACCTTGCTGGCTCTCGCAGGAACTGTGAGGAATCTTGTCTCAGTTCTTGCTCTTGCACCGCTTACTCCTATAATAACAGCATATGCTCTGTCTGGCATGGGAAACTGCTTGGTGTAAATTTGAACGATGACATTGAAATTACTTCTGAAGATACCCTTTACCTTCGCCTTGCTGCCAAAGATGAGCCAATTTTGCTAAAGGACAAAAGAAAACCAAATGTTGGAGTTGTTATTGCTGCAAGCATTAGTAGTTTTGTGTTACTAATGCTCATGCTCTTGTTAGTGATTTGGAGGAACAAACTCAGGTGGTGTGGTTCGCCACTATATGGCAATCAGGGCACTACTGGTATTATAGCGTTTAGATACACTGATTTATCTCATGCTACTAAAAACTTCTCTGAAAAGCTGGGAACAGGTGGTTTTGGTTCTGTATATAAGGGAGTGTTAAGTGATTCGACTACTATAGCAGTGAAAAGGCTTGATGGTGCAGGCCAGGGAGAGAAGCAATTTAGAGCCGAGGTGAGCTCAATCGGATTGATCCACCATGTCAACCTAGTCAAATTGATTGGTTTCTGCAGCCAAGGTGATAATAGGTTACTTGTGTATGAACACATGTTAAATGGATCTCTTGATGGTCACCTTTTTAAGAACAATGTCGTTGTACTAAATTGGGACATAAGGTACCAGATAGTCCTAGGAATTGCTAGAGGATTGTCCTACTTGCATCAGAGTTGCTACGAGTGCATCATACACTGTGATATTAAGCCAGAAAATATACTTCTAGATGCATCATTTTTTCCTAAAGTTGCTGACTTTGGAATGGCAACATTTGTGGGAAGAAATTTTAGCCGAGTCCTGACTACATTCAGAGGAACAGTAGGTTATCTTGCCCCGGAGTGGCTGAGCGGAGTTGCTGTTACACCAAAGGTTGATGTTTACAGCTTTGGCATGGTATTGTTTGAAATCATATCAGGAAAGAGGAATTTTCCTGAAGCACATTCGGACAACAATGATCGTGCTGAATATTTCCCCATGCTAGTGATCAGCAAACTTCACGAGGGAGATATGCATAGTTTGGTGGATCCACGGTTACATGACAACTTCAATGAGGAACAGGCCGAAAGAGTTTGCAAAGTCGCATTATGGTGCATCCAAGACAATGAGCTTGATCGTCCATCGATGGGTGAAGTGGTTCGGGTTCTTGAGGGTCTCCAGGAAATTGATATGCTTCCGATGCCAAGACTACTTGTAGCTATAACTAAACACTGTAATTCTATTTGA